The Vicia villosa cultivar HV-30 ecotype Madison, WI unplaced genomic scaffold, Vvil1.0 ctg.001359F_1_1, whole genome shotgun sequence genome contains a region encoding:
- the LOC131634825 gene encoding flavonol synthase/flavanone 3-hydroxylase-like, which produces MGNIDPAFIQSTEHRPDLSTFVQVDEIPIIDLSETSQESLVSKIGNACEEWGFFQVINHGVPAEVSEKVESEMKKFFELSLEEKKKVKRDAVNAMGYHDAEHTKNIRDWKEVFDYLVGGTTQVPSSHEPGDFELRTLTNQWPQNPPQFREAMQEYARQVEKLSYRLLELISLSLGLPGEKFHDCFKNQLSMVRLNHYPPCPFPDLALGVGRHTDSSALTVLAQDETGGLQVKRKSVGDWVPVKPTPGAFIINVGDVVQVWSNDKYTSVEHRVVVNTQKERFSIPLFFYPSQDVMAKPAEELVNEKNPAKYKPYNIGKFYANRNRSDFNKREVENIQIHHFRILD; this is translated from the exons ATGGGAAACATTGATCCAGCTTTCATACAATCCACAGAACACCGTCCCGACTTATCCACCTTTGTCCAAGTTGATGAAATTCCAATCATCGACCTCTCAGAAACCAGTCAAGAAAGCCTCGTCTCGAAGATTGGCAATGCATGTGAAGAATGGGGATTCTTTCAAGTAATCAATCATGGAGTTCCTGCTGAGGTTAGCGAAAAGGTCGAGAGTGAGATGAAGAAGTTCTTTGAGCTAAGCTTGGAGGAAAAGAAGAAAGTGAAAAGAGATGCAGTTAATGCAATGGGGTATCATGATGCTGAACATACCAAGAACATAAGAGACTGGAAAGAGGTTTTTGATTATCTTGTTGGGGGTACAACACAGGTTCCTTCTTCTCATGAACCAGGTGATTTTGAGCTAAGGACTCTCACCAACCAATGGCCTCAAAACCCTCCTCAATTCAG gGAGGCAATGCAGGAATATGCTAGGCAAGTGGAGAAGCTATCTTACAGGTTACTGGAGTTGATTTCTCTGAGCTTAGGCTTACCTGGTGAAAAATTCCATGACTGTTTCAAGAATCAACTAAGCATGGTGAGGCTGAACCACTATCCTCCATGTCCTTTCCCTGATCTGGCACTCGGCGTTGGCCGTCACACTGATTCTAGTGCCTTGACTGTGCTTGCACAAGATGAAACCGGAGGCTTACAGGTTAAGAGAAAATCAGTTGGTGATTGGGTTCCTGTTAAGCCTACTCCTGGTGCATTCATCATCAATGTCGGTGACGTTGTTCAG gTGTGGAGCAATGACAAGTATACGAGTGTTGAACACAGGGTGGTAGTAAACACACAGAAGGAAAGGTTTTCGATTCCATTGTTCTTTTATCCTAGTCAAGATGTTATGGCGAAACCTGCAGAAGAGCTGGTGAATGAGAAGAATCCTGCGAAATATAAACCATACAATATTGGTAAATTCTATGCTAATAGAAATCGTAGTGATTTCAACAAACGTGAGGTTGAGAATATCCAGATTCATCATTTCAGAATTTTGGATTAG